One window from the genome of Cryptomeria japonica chromosome 6, Sugi_1.0, whole genome shotgun sequence encodes:
- the LOC131043322 gene encoding uncharacterized protein LOC131043322 — MFLKSIDASSHVKNATYLCEAIEEVIQEVGEENVVQVVTDNAASYVAAGKLLMERHPKIFWSPCAAHCLDLMLEDIGKLEWVKSIVERAKYISKFIYNHALVLSIMRQYTGQKELARPGITRFASNFLTLKSLIKSKAALRRMFVGEEWTSSSYATTTAGIDVVNCIFDESGFWTPCGETVQVTEPLVVLLRVVDGEKPSMGYIYEGMDRAKEAIRSIYAGDEDKYGPIWEIIDRRWQNQLHRPIHAAAYYLNPAFRFRDDFKADEEVLSGLYTVVQKLCTDGTASRTTLQLDKYNNREGAIFSSSMCIEARTQLQPDRWWQMFGPSTPNLQKIAIRILSQPCNASGCERNWSMFEHIHSKRRNRLSVERLNDLVFVHYNLRLRTRQILDTDSSPITLAEIDPESEWITESTDPVFTEEDHEWVDQADREAEAVAMAEEEDRARSGIGTSQAETMASQSSRTYLRRICRRQTDYSEAQD, encoded by the exons ATGTTCTTGAAATCTATTGATGCTTCCTCACATGTGAAAAATGCCacatacttatgtgaggctattgaggaagtcatacaagaggtgggggaagaaaatgtggtgcaggtggtgacagataatgcagcaagttatgttgctgcag gtaaacttttgatggagaggcacccgaaAATTTTTTGGTCTCCTTGtgcggcccattgccttgacctcatgttggaggatattggtaagcttgaatgggtgaaatcaatagttgaaagggccaaatatatcagcaagtttatctacaatcatgcattggtccttagcattatgaggcaatacacggggcAAAAGGAGTTGGCTCGTCCAGGCATCACGAGGTTTGCCTCAAACTTCCTCACACTGAAATCCTTGATAAAATCAAAGGCGGCTTTGAGgcgtatgtttgttggtgaggagtggacttcctcatcctatgctacaacCACTGCagggatagatgtggtaaattgcatttttgatgagtCAGGTTTTTGGACCCCCTGTGGAGAAACCGTGCAg gtcactgagcccctcgtagttctcctacgagttgttgatggggagaagccctctatgggctatatatatgagggtatggatagggccaaggaggccattaggtccatatatgcaggagatgaggataagtatggccccatttgggagattattgataggagatggcagaaccagcttcacaggcccatccatgcagcagcctattacCTCAATCCGGCATTTCGATTCCGTGATGACTTCAAGgcagatgaggaggttcttagtggccTGTATACAGTGGTTCAAAAGTTGTGTACTGATGGCACAGCCTCAAGAACAACGCTCCAGCTGGATAAATATAATAATCGAGAAGGGGCAATCTTCTCAAGCAGCATGTGCATAGAGGCTCGAACACAATTGCAGCCAG atagatggtggcaaatgtttgggccctcaaccccaaaccttcaaaaaattgccatccgtattttgagccagccatgcaatgcttctggatgtgagcgcaattggtcaatgttcgagcacatccattcgaagaggcgtaatagattgtctgtggagaggttgaatgatcttgtttttgttcattacaacctccgtcttaggacaagacagattttggacactgactcctctccgatcacttTAGCGGAGATCGATCCAGAGTCTGAGTGGATCACTGAGTCTACTGATCCCGTCTTTACTGAGGAGGAccatgagtgggttgaccaggcagacagagaggctgaggctgtggctatggcagaggaggaggatagagcacgatccggCATAGGCACCTCACAGGCGGAGACTATGGcttctcagtcatccaggacctaccttagacgcattTGTAGGAGGCAGACAGACTACTCTGAGGCTCAGGATTAg